Proteins encoded within one genomic window of Pygocentrus nattereri isolate fPygNat1 chromosome 7, fPygNat1.pri, whole genome shotgun sequence:
- the LOC108443040 gene encoding uncharacterized protein LOC108443040 — translation MWSLGCVMAELYLGWPLYPGESEFEQVCYICETQGLPSPHLLNVATKTNQFFKPIKTVHGKLLWQLRPTGHRTGPNGGHTEGKDSGTPERRKYILRSLDQLYSVHGPEHDQVFGREHTAAALADRYCMVEIIKQMLTVDSCHRIKPSAALQHPFITLTHLHGSKAHYYDLSFQELQKALIPNRSSEDHSDHSWNPTAEHQNPLLFYEDQHKRGFPPELSNQEEAGHQCSEGDHHGNQPFCDGSNSRAHGLDPQHHDPCCGLHLVGTYQLNKVDDLIEKVEELHTANTGGQEAQAGWFGDAAVGSGQNANVVDELQACPQSIDAEHGLVKVPLMWPQTELASMLTPANNTTQSIKQLNVRPSRSDPTSHPSSLQVHAGNSSFSASSSISLEMFFSPKPLDPPEEPGDPPQLFPAEMQPNHQDLLAQGQQFCSYSELEQGLCLVPYEAESPCNIRVQWPTVVDSPHCNTPTCTESEIVCVTLSVEDLQL, via the exons ATGTGGTCATTAGGCTGTGTGATGGCAGAGCTTTACCTGGGCTGGCCTCTGTATCCAGGTGAGTCTGAGTTTGAGCAGGTGTGCTACATCTGCGAAACCCAAGGCCTGCCGAGCCCACACCTTCTCAATGTGGCCACCAAAACCAACCAGTTCTTCAAACCCATCAAGACGGTGCATGGTAAGCTGCTGTGGCAGCTGAGGCCTACTGGGCACAGAACTGGACCTAATGGAGGTCATACAGAAGGAAAGGACTCTGGTACACCTGAACGGAGGAAATACATCCTCAGATCTTTGGACCAGCTGTACAGTGTGCATGGTCCAGAACATGACCAGGTGTTTGGAAGAGAACACACAGCTGCAGCGCTTGCCGACCGCTACTGTATGGTAGAAATCATCAAACAAATGCTGACCGTTGACTCCTGTCATAGGATAAAACCCAGTGCTGCCCTTCAACATCCGTTTATAACTCTAACTCACCTTCACGGCTCAAAAGCACATTATTATGACCTTTCATTCCAGGAGCTTCAGAAAGCTCTAATTCCTAACAGGTCATCTGAAGATCACAGTGACCACAGCTGGAACCCAACAGCAGAACATCAAAATCCACTTCTGTTCTACGAAGATCAACACAAGAGGGGTTTTCCACCAGAACTGAGCAATCAAGAAGAAGCTGGCCACCAATGTTCAGAAGGAgatcaccatggcaaccaacCATTCTGTGATGGGTCCAACTCGAGAGCACATGGCCTTGATCCACAACACCATGATCCATGCTGTGGTTTGCACCTGGTAGGAACCTATCAGCTAAACAAAGTGGATGACTTGATTGAGAAGGTGGAGGAACTGCACACTGCAAATACTGGAGGCCAGGAAGCTCAAGCTGGCTGGTTTGGAGATGCTGCTGTTGGGTCTGGTCAAAATGCTAATGTGGTCGATGAGCTCCAGGCCTGCCCACAATCCATTGATGCTGAACACGGCTTGGTCAAGGTGCCGCTGATGTGGCCTCAGACTGAGCTGGCCTCCATGCTAACCCCAGCAAACAACACTACACAATCCATCAAACAGCTCAACGTGCGTCCATCTCGCTCTGACCCCACCAGCCACCCCTCCTCACTCCaggtgcatgctgggaattcTTCCTTCTCAGCTTCTTCCAGTATCTCCCTGGAGATGTTCTTCTCTCCTAAGCCGCTGGACCCCCCTGAGGAACCGGGTGACCCTCCACAGCTCTTCCCAGCTGAAATGCAACCGAATCACCAGGACCTTTTAGCTCAGGGTCAGCAATTCTGCAGCTACTCTGAGCTGGAG CAGGGTCTCTGTTTAGTCCCGTATGAAGCAGAATCGCCCTGTAACATCAGGGTCCAGTGGCCTACTGTAGTGGACAGTCCTCACTGCAACACCCCCACCTGCACTGAGAGTGAAATCGTCTGTGTAACGCTGAGTGTGGAGGACCTGCAGCTTTAA